One window of the Ureibacillus sp. FSL W7-1570 genome contains the following:
- a CDS encoding DUF2621 domain-containing protein, with protein MWLLVVWSFIMVILMAIGGFFMFRKFLKSLPKEDGKSELDWQNYYINKTLHLWNDEAKQLLNELVSPVPELFRQQAKESIAGKISELAVKEKAKSITEELIIRGYIVATPKRDHKFLRKKLAEMNIDVTPYEKYFAESQK; from the coding sequence ATGTGGTTACTCGTTGTTTGGAGTTTTATAATGGTTATTTTGATGGCCATTGGCGGGTTTTTTATGTTCCGGAAGTTTTTGAAATCATTGCCAAAAGAAGATGGAAAATCGGAGTTGGATTGGCAAAATTACTATATCAATAAGACTTTGCATTTATGGAATGATGAAGCAAAACAGCTATTGAATGAACTGGTCAGCCCCGTACCCGAATTATTCAGACAGCAAGCCAAAGAGTCCATTGCAGGAAAAATCAGCGAGCTTGCCGTAAAAGAAAAAGCCAAAAGCATTACAGAAGAACTGATCATTAGAGGCTACATCGTTGCCACGCCGAAAAGGGACCATAAATTTTTGCGGAAAAAATTGGCCGAAATGAACATTGATGTTACACCTTACGAAAAATATTTTGCCGAGAGCCAAAAATAA
- a CDS encoding DUF1659 domain-containing protein produces MANLTFEQGTLKLVYETGVDESGNTILASRTYRNVRNNVTAEQLAGVVQAFIQLSGHPVVQASVSKTEKIEL; encoded by the coding sequence ATGGCCAACTTGACGTTCGAGCAAGGGACACTAAAACTCGTTTATGAAACGGGCGTTGATGAATCCGGCAATACGATTTTGGCGTCCAGAACTTACAGAAATGTGCGCAACAATGTGACAGCCGAGCAACTAGCCGGGGTGGTACAAGCATTCATCCAACTTTCCGGTCACCCGGTGGTCCAGGCTTCAGTGTCAAAAACGGAAAAAATCGAACTTTAA
- a CDS encoding N-acetylmuramoyl-L-alanine amidase, giving the protein MSSIAISPGHFGVGSGARDIIDEVTEARKVVDRVAYLLQQEGITVHKIVDDRSKKQSDNLNYLIREHNSKNRKLDVSIHFNSSGKRTDQPLGTEVLYLNDSLQAFAARMSQAIAKASGLKNRGAKKRSELAFLKGTNQPAVLIEVCFVNSVQDVKIYQSKFNEICEAIAKECIAYVAPNPANKESDLENVEGEIQKTLPSVGTKGEFTSPELKKRLDAILKDQKMIEAIVRKGIDEQAIHGVWLEKLRDGTLSSADLLGISTLIIEHQIKNAGKK; this is encoded by the coding sequence ATGAGTTCTATTGCAATCAGTCCAGGGCATTTCGGCGTTGGCAGTGGTGCAAGAGATATCATAGATGAAGTGACGGAAGCAAGAAAAGTGGTAGATCGGGTTGCCTATTTATTGCAGCAGGAAGGAATAACGGTCCACAAAATTGTGGATGATCGTTCGAAAAAGCAGAGTGACAACCTGAATTATTTGATACGTGAACATAACTCCAAAAACAGGAAGCTGGATGTGAGTATTCATTTCAACTCTTCCGGCAAAAGAACAGACCAGCCATTGGGCACAGAAGTTTTGTATCTTAATGATTCACTTCAGGCCTTTGCGGCGAGAATGAGTCAGGCCATTGCCAAAGCAAGCGGATTAAAAAATAGAGGTGCCAAAAAAAGAAGTGAGCTCGCTTTTTTGAAAGGGACAAATCAACCTGCCGTTCTCATTGAAGTATGTTTCGTTAACTCAGTGCAAGATGTGAAAATCTATCAATCGAAATTCAATGAAATCTGCGAGGCGATTGCAAAAGAGTGCATTGCGTATGTTGCACCAAACCCGGCCAATAAAGAAAGCGATCTGGAAAACGTTGAGGGCGAAATTCAAAAGACGTTGCCTTCCGTTGGTACAAAAGGAGAATTTACTAGTCCGGAATTAAAAAAACGGCTTGATGCGATATTAAAAGACCAAAAAATGATTGAAGCCATTGTCCGAAAAGGGATTGATGAACAGGCCATCCATGGGGTTTGGCTCGAAAAACTGCGCGATGGCACGTTATCTTCCGCTGATTTGTTGGGTATCAGCACTTTAATTATCGAGCATCAGATAAAAAATGCGGGTAAAAAGTGA
- a CDS encoding cytochrome c biogenesis protein CcdA, protein MGSNINVLFAFGAGFLSFISPCTLPLYPAFLSYITGMSYDEIKNDKGMLQKRAILHTLFFLIGFSIIFIVLGFGARLLSIENFFLNYQDLIRQIGAILIVAFGLMIVGWLKIDFLMKDHKFQFKSRPSGYFGSSLIGLAFAAGWTPCTGPILAAIIALAMTNPNSAMGYMIAYVLGFSIPFFILSFFISRMGWLRKYSQKIVKIGGYIMIAMGVLLFFDGMNYIIRVLSPIFGGFTGF, encoded by the coding sequence ATGGGTTCAAATATTAACGTATTATTCGCTTTTGGGGCAGGCTTTTTAAGCTTCATTTCCCCGTGTACATTGCCGCTCTATCCGGCTTTTCTTTCGTACATAACCGGAATGAGCTACGATGAAATAAAAAATGATAAAGGGATGCTGCAAAAAAGGGCCATTTTGCATACGCTCTTTTTCTTGATAGGGTTCTCGATTATTTTTATCGTCCTCGGTTTTGGCGCAAGATTGTTGTCCATTGAGAACTTCTTCCTGAATTATCAGGATTTGATCCGTCAAATCGGGGCCATTTTGATTGTCGCCTTTGGATTGATGATTGTCGGTTGGTTAAAAATCGACTTTTTAATGAAAGATCATAAATTCCAATTTAAGAGCAGACCTTCAGGTTATTTCGGATCATCATTGATCGGCCTTGCATTTGCGGCGGGTTGGACGCCGTGCACCGGTCCGATTTTGGCAGCGATCATCGCCCTGGCCATGACAAATCCCAATTCCGCAATGGGGTACATGATTGCTTACGTATTAGGTTTTTCCATCCCTTTCTTTATATTGTCTTTCTTTATTTCCAGAATGGGATGGCTTCGGAAATACAGCCAGAAAATTGTAAAAATCGGCGGGTATATCATGATTGCCATGGGAGTTTTGCTGTTCTTTGACGGCATGAATTATATCATCCGGGTGTTGTCACCAATCTTTGGAGGTTTTACCGGTTTCTAA
- the rarD gene encoding EamA family transporter RarD, translated as MTEEKKGMLNAILAYTIWGFFPVYWKVLEHVNSMEILLNRIIWSFVFTTLFILIIGQKNKLAADLKYLWHNKKIFFSLMLASFVISCNWFLYIWAVTNDHVVETSLGYYINPLITVLFGVFLFKEQLSKAQILSVILAFCGVALMAVRYGKIPWVALCIALSFAIYGALKKKIQLDATRGLAIETLFILPVAIVYYIFLMSTTDISFLHIDWKTDLFLILGGLVTAYPLILFAKGAKALPQSILGFIQYVSPTILLILGAAVYGEPFTSVELISFGFIWMAIIIFSLSAILENRKKRTLT; from the coding sequence ATGACTGAAGAGAAAAAAGGCATGCTTAATGCCATTCTAGCTTATACCATCTGGGGATTCTTTCCCGTTTATTGGAAAGTTCTCGAACATGTAAATAGCATGGAAATATTGTTAAACCGGATTATTTGGTCTTTTGTATTTACAACCCTTTTTATATTAATCATTGGCCAAAAGAATAAATTGGCCGCTGACTTGAAATATCTTTGGCACAATAAAAAGATCTTTTTCTCATTGATGCTGGCTTCTTTTGTCATCTCATGCAATTGGTTTTTGTACATATGGGCGGTAACGAATGATCATGTGGTGGAGACAAGCCTTGGGTACTATATTAACCCGTTGATCACCGTATTGTTTGGCGTATTTCTATTCAAAGAACAATTGTCGAAAGCCCAAATCCTTTCCGTGATACTTGCATTTTGTGGAGTCGCATTGATGGCGGTGCGTTACGGGAAAATCCCATGGGTCGCATTGTGCATCGCCCTGTCATTTGCCATCTATGGCGCATTAAAGAAAAAAATTCAACTGGATGCCACCAGGGGGTTGGCAATTGAAACATTGTTCATTTTGCCTGTTGCAATAGTTTATTATATTTTTCTTATGTCAACTACTGATATTTCATTTTTACATATTGATTGGAAAACGGATCTGTTTCTTATTTTAGGAGGCTTAGTGACAGCATATCCTTTAATTTTATTCGCAAAGGGAGCGAAAGCTTTGCCCCAATCCATTTTAGGCTTTATCCAATATGTTTCCCCGACGATTCTATTGATTTTGGGGGCTGCGGTTTACGGTGAACCGTTTACAAGTGTGGAATTGATTTCTTTTGGTTTCATATGGATGGCCATCATCATTTTCAGTTTATCCGCCATTTTGGAAAATCGGAAAAAACGTACCCTGACATAA
- a CDS encoding DUF2922 domain-containing protein — MAKVLEMKFEAANGKNFTISINDPKPDLTPSDVSSAMETIMNQDVFHVNGSALVSIKQARMIDKTIENLF, encoded by the coding sequence ATGGCTAAGGTACTCGAAATGAAATTTGAAGCTGCCAACGGAAAGAATTTCACCATTTCAATCAATGATCCAAAACCGGATCTGACTCCATCAGATGTATCAAGCGCAATGGAAACCATCATGAATCAGGATGTGTTTCATGTAAATGGATCGGCGCTTGTTTCCATCAAACAGGCCCGCATGATTGATAAAACCATTGAAAATCTATTTTAA
- a CDS encoding cytochrome c biogenesis protein CcdC, which yields MFENIPSRYIIIASTLMAILMGTFIMMMRLRSQKKPVNAKKILIPPIAMSTGALMFVFEEFRVPPLQILEAIVVGVIFSFVLIATSKFEIRDNEIYMKRSKAFFIILVSLLLIRTLGKVVLTDSFDPGELAGMFWLLAFAMLWPWRIAMLIQYKKIEKSHLIDSLEKGNL from the coding sequence ATGTTTGAAAATATACCTTCTCGCTATATCATTATTGCGAGTACGTTGATGGCTATATTGATGGGTACCTTCATCATGATGATGAGATTGCGATCTCAAAAGAAACCGGTGAATGCAAAAAAAATACTGATACCGCCCATCGCCATGTCCACAGGGGCGTTGATGTTTGTATTTGAGGAGTTTCGGGTTCCGCCGTTACAAATATTAGAAGCCATTGTTGTCGGAGTCATTTTTTCTTTTGTATTGATTGCCACATCCAAATTTGAAATTCGGGACAACGAAATTTACATGAAACGTTCCAAAGCGTTTTTTATCATTTTAGTCAGCTTGTTATTGATACGGACTCTCGGAAAAGTGGTGTTAACCGATTCTTTTGATCCCGGTGAATTAGCCGGCATGTTCTGGTTATTGGCATTTGCCATGCTTTGGCCATGGCGCATCGCAATGCTCATTCAATATAAAAAAATTGAGAAATCCCATTTGATTGATTCGCTGGAAAAAGGGAACTTGTGA
- a CDS encoding YvrJ family protein produces MEQWITLIQEIGFPIVISFYLLHRIEVKLEAIYSVLASMKSMNGEKVFE; encoded by the coding sequence ATGGAACAATGGATTACGCTCATTCAGGAAATCGGTTTTCCGATTGTCATTTCGTTTTATTTGCTGCATCGGATTGAAGTTAAGCTGGAAGCAATCTATTCGGTGCTTGCATCCATGAAAAGTATGAATGGAGAAAAAGTATTTGAATGA
- a CDS encoding alpha/beta hydrolase: MSYLLSNTIEYLKEANQQPPLYTMDPAEERNRREIALKLKTKTRSSFIKKKDQLIPVRDGSKIKVRIYTPKGNGPFPIIIYYHGGGWVLNSIETCDESCQLLAESTNSVVVSVNYRLAPEYKFPTPVYDAYDAFLWTVKNNNRLNGNKKIIVAGDSAGGNLATVVTLLNRDLQGPEIHAQILLYPVTDLTFSTPSYEEFAVGFGLLKEDMAWFRKHYLNNVNETFHQYASPLLADDLSNLPPAFIAVAENDVLRDEGIRYANKLIEFGGKVELTVARGLVHSYFTKNQFFDENIKDTIFQIRAFLSTITTKGEINAS, encoded by the coding sequence ATGTCCTATTTATTGTCCAATACAATCGAATATTTAAAAGAAGCGAATCAACAACCCCCTTTATATACAATGGATCCAGCCGAAGAAAGAAATAGAAGGGAAATTGCTTTAAAATTGAAAACCAAAACCCGTTCCAGTTTTATAAAGAAGAAAGACCAATTGATTCCTGTCAGAGATGGAAGCAAGATAAAGGTTCGCATATATACGCCGAAAGGAAATGGCCCATTTCCCATCATCATCTATTATCATGGCGGTGGCTGGGTATTGAACAGTATTGAAACCTGCGATGAGTCGTGTCAGTTGTTGGCAGAGTCAACGAACTCCGTTGTCGTTTCTGTAAATTACCGTTTGGCTCCTGAATACAAATTCCCGACACCGGTTTATGATGCATATGATGCGTTCCTATGGACAGTGAAAAACAACAATCGATTAAACGGCAACAAGAAAATTATTGTGGCGGGAGACAGCGCAGGCGGCAATTTGGCTACAGTTGTAACATTGTTAAACCGGGACTTGCAAGGGCCTGAAATCCATGCGCAAATTTTGTTATATCCCGTAACCGATTTAACTTTCAGTACGCCATCTTATGAAGAATTCGCAGTCGGATTTGGCCTGTTGAAAGAAGACATGGCGTGGTTTAGAAAACACTATTTGAACAATGTGAATGAAACTTTCCACCAATATGCTTCCCCTTTATTGGCGGACGATTTGTCGAATCTGCCTCCTGCATTCATTGCTGTTGCGGAAAATGATGTATTAAGGGATGAAGGAATCCGTTACGCAAACAAATTGATTGAATTTGGAGGAAAGGTTGAATTGACCGTTGCCCGTGGACTTGTTCATAGCTATTTCACAAAAAATCAATTCTTCGATGAAAATATCAAGGATACTATTTTTCAAATTCGCGCTTTTTTATCAACAATCACTACTAAAGGAGAAATCAACGCTTCTTGA